The Pyrobaculum sp. 3827-6 genomic sequence TTGTTGAAGTAGATGTAGGCGGCGCGGCTCCCGTTCTCTGCGGCTTGCTTATCTAGATAGGTGAAAAGCGGAGAGGGTTTAATATCGACCTCCGGCGGGACGCCTTCGTCGTAGTTTCTAGACCACACCCTGCTCTTGACGTACTTTTCAAATATTTCAGCACTACTTTGCATATGTATAAAAACCTGCCTAATTTAAAAAGCTTCCACGTTTTGAAGTATGTTAAGATGTGCATTTTGACGAAATTAATGCTTAAATATCAGGGCCCCTTTCCCCCACATGGTGTTCCCATTTGACACGGTGGAGGACTACTCCATTGTGTTGACCCCCGAGCACGAAATGTTTCGAAAAGCCGTGAGGGATTTTCTGGAGAGGGAAGTCGCCCCCCGCGCTATGCAGATAGAGGAGACGGACGAGGTTCCTAGAGACCTCCTTAAAAAAATAGCGGAGCAGGGCTTCTTCGGGATAGGCATACCTGAGAAATACGGCGGCCAGGGCGGCGACCACAGAATGGCGGTTATAATGAGCGAGGAGTTCTGCAAAGTCCTTCCGGGGCTGAGCGTCTACTTCGGCACCAACGAGCTCTTCCTTACCCCAATAATGCTGTTCGGCTCCGAGAAGCAGAGGCAGAAATACGTCCCGCCCATCGCCCGGGGGGAGAAGTTCGGGGCCTTCGCCGTCACGGAGCCTTGTTGCGGCTCGGACGTGGCTGGCATACAGACAAAGGCCGAGAAGAAGGGAGACAGGTGGGTTATAAACGGCCGCAAGGCCTTCATCAGTAGCTCCGACGTGGCGGACTACTTCATAGTGCTGGCCCGCACCTACCCGCCACCAGACAAGAAGGTCAGGTACCTAGGCCTCACCTTCTTCATCGTGGAGAGGGACACCCCCGGCTTCAAGGTGGAGCAGTGCTACCACAAGATGGGCTTGCACGGCAACCACGCCTGTGAGCTGGTGCTTGAAAACGTGGAGGTGCCCGACGAGAATAGGGTGGGGGAGGAGGGGATGGGCTTCCTCTACGCAATGGAGACCTTCGACAGGACGAGGATAGGCGTCGCCGCCCAAGCGGTGGGCATGGCCCAGGCCGCCTTTGAGAGAGCGTTCCAGTACGTACACCAGAGGCAAGCCTTCGGAGTTCCCGTCGCCTATTTCCAAGCCATCCAGTTCAGCCTGGTGGAGATGATGGCTAAGATCTTCACGGCGAGGCTCTTGACCTATCTCGCTGCTAAGCTAGCCGACGAGGACAGGCGGGAGTTCACCTTTGTGGCGTCTCTAGCTAAGTTCTACGCCACGGAGGTGGCTGAGGAGGTGATTTCCGAAGCCATAAACCTCCACGGCGGCGTTGGGGTAATTAGGGAGACCGGCGTCGAGAGGTTTTTGAGAAGCGTCAAGATTACTCAGATATACGAGGGGGCTAACAACATCCAGAAGCTGGTGGCTTACCGCCAGCTAATTAGATTGCTGAAGGAAAAGGGGCAGATACCTGACGAAGTAGCCAAATTAGTTACCT encodes the following:
- a CDS encoding acyl-CoA dehydrogenase family protein — translated: MVFPFDTVEDYSIVLTPEHEMFRKAVRDFLEREVAPRAMQIEETDEVPRDLLKKIAEQGFFGIGIPEKYGGQGGDHRMAVIMSEEFCKVLPGLSVYFGTNELFLTPIMLFGSEKQRQKYVPPIARGEKFGAFAVTEPCCGSDVAGIQTKAEKKGDRWVINGRKAFISSSDVADYFIVLARTYPPPDKKVRYLGLTFFIVERDTPGFKVEQCYHKMGLHGNHACELVLENVEVPDENRVGEEGMGFLYAMETFDRTRIGVAAQAVGMAQAAFERAFQYVHQRQAFGVPVAYFQAIQFSLVEMMAKIFTARLLTYLAAKLADEDRREFTFVASLAKFYATEVAEEVISEAINLHGGVGVIRETGVERFLRSVKITQIYEGANNIQKLVAYRQLIRLLKEKGQIPDEVAKLVT